In the genome of Neofelis nebulosa isolate mNeoNeb1 chromosome 6, mNeoNeb1.pri, whole genome shotgun sequence, one region contains:
- the PPP1R18 gene encoding phostensin — protein MATIPDWKLQLLARRRQEEAALRGREKAERERLSQMPAWKRGLLERRRAKLGLSPGEPTPTPGTTEAGPPDPDESAVLLEAIGPVHQNRFIRQERQQQQQQQQQQQRNEELLAERRPGTLEAREQRPSPGEMQDQSPKGRESREERLSPREAREKRIGGARESSPRPSEAWDWRQSPGEAGDKSSRLSEARKWRLSPGETPEWSLRLAEPGEQSPRRKEVVESRLSPAESDNQKMGLTEVHKWRPDSGESQEQSLVQLEISEWRLSLEKRKDCSEECGRKEEKPIPTLASEEITELSETLSREAPDSSSGEVEAAEQRRSPVQDGERGLRLTEGWKWTLNSGKVREWTPRDTETQIQKPVPPESAEKYLGPFGTEAGEGEAEKEKAGALGRPLRTLQNCSSVPSPFPPEDAGTGGSRGQEEEAVQPRPPPAAPLSPPPPAPPAPQSPGDPLMNRLFYGVKAGPGVGAPRRSGHTFTVNPRRSLPPAAPTTPLATPATADVAVAGAGKKRYPTAEEILVLGGYLRLSRSCLVKGSPERHHKQLKISFSETALETTYQYPSESSVLEELGPEPEAPSTPSPPAAQPDDEEDEEELLLLQRELQGGLRTKALIVDESCRR, from the exons ATGGCCACCATCCCAGACTGGAAGCTACAGCTGCTAGCCCGGCGACGGCAGGAGGAGGCAGCCCTTCGTGGCCGGGAGAAGGCAGAGCGGGAGCGTCTGTCCCAGATGCCAGCCTGGAAGCGGGGGCTCCTGGAGCGCCGCCGGGCCAAGCTTGGTCTGTCTCCTGGGGAGCCTACCCCTACACCTGGGACTACAGAGGCTGGACCTCCAGACCCAGACGAGTCGGCTGTCCTCCTAGAGGCCATTGGGCCAGTGCACCAGAACCGATTCATTCGGCAGGagcgccagcagcagcagcagcagcagcagcagcagcagcgtaATGAAGAACTACTTGCAGAAAGAAGGCCTGGGACTTTGGAGGCCAGGGAGCAGAGACCCAGCCCTGGGGAGATGCAGGATCAGAGCCCCAAGGGAAGAGAGTCGAGAGAAGAGCGGCTCAGTCCcagggaggccagagagaagaGGATAGGGGGAGCCCGAGAGTCGAGCCCCAGGCCTTCAGAGGCTTGGGACTGGAGGCAGAGCCCAGGAGAGGCTGGAGACAAGAGCTCCAGACTGTCAGAAGCGCGGAAATGGAGGCTGAGCCCGGGAGAAACTCCAGAGTGGAGTCTGAGACTGGCAGAGCCTGGAGAACAAAGCCCGAGGAGAAAAGAGGTGGTGGAAAGTAGACTGAGCCCAGCGGAGTCTGACAACCAGAAGATGGGCCTGACAGAGGTCCATAAATGGAGGCCCGACTCTGGAGAGTCTCAGGAACAGAGTTTGGTACAACTGGAGATATCAGAGTGGAGGCTGagcttagaaaaaagaaaagactgctCAGAGGAAtgtgggagaaaagaagagaagccaaTTCCAACACTGGCCTCAGAAGAGATTACAGAGCTGTCAGAGACCCTGAGTAGGGAGGCTCCAGACAGCAGCTCTGGAGAAGTGGAGGCAGCAGAACAAAGGCGTAGCCCTGTGCAGGATGGTGAGAGGGGACTGAGGCTGACAGAAGGATGGAAATGGACCCTGAATTCTGGGAAGGTTCGAGAATGGACACCCAGGGACACAGAGACTCAAATTCAGAAACCAGTCCCCCCAGAGTCTGCTGAGAAGTATCTGGGGCCCTTTGGTACAGAGGCTGGAGAAGGCGAGGCTGAGAAGGAGAAGGCGGGGGCTCTGGGCAGGCCTTTGAGAACCCTGCAGAACTGcagctctgtgccctcccccttcccaccagagGACGCTGGGACTGGAGGCTCTAGAgggcaggaagaggaagcagTGCAACCCCGGCCCCCACCAGCagcccctctgtctcccccacccccagccccacctgccccccagtCCCCTGGGGATCCCCTCATGAACCGACTGTTCTATGGGGTGAAGgcagggccaggggtgggggcccCTCGCCGCAGTGGACACACCTTCACAGTCAACCCCCGGCGGTCCCTGCCCCCTGCAGCCCCCACCACTCCTCTGGCCACCCCAGCCACAGCTGATGTTGCAGTCGCCGGAGCTGGGAAGAAGCGGTACCCAACTGCTGAGGAGATCTTGGTTCTGGGGGGCTACCTCCGTCTCAGCCGCAGCTGCCTTGTCAAGGGGTCCCCTGAAAGGCACCACAAACAG CTCAAGATCTCCTTCAGCGAGACAGCATTGGAGACCACGTATCAATACCCCTCTGAAAGTTCAGTGCTGGAGGAGctgggcccagagcctgaggctCCCAgtacccccagccccccagcggCCCAACCCGATGACGAAGAGGATGAGGAAGAGTTGTTGCTGCTACAACGGGAGCTCCAGGGCGGCCTGCGCACCAAGGCCCTGATCGTGG